TCATTCCTCCCGAGGACCTGCCTGGCATCCCCAAAGTCTTTGTGCCCCGTCCCTCCCAGGTCTCCCTGAAGCCCACGGAAGAGGCACACAAGAAGGAGAGGAAACCACAGAAGCCCGGCAAGTACATATGCCAGTACTGCAGCCGCCCCTGTGCCAAGCCCAGCGTGCTCCAGAAACACATCCGCTCACACACAGGCGAGAGGCCCTACCCCTGCGGCCCCTGTGGCTTCTCCTTCAAGACCAAGAGTAACCTCTACAAGCACAGGAAGTCCCACGCCCACCGCATCAAAGCCGGCCTGGCCTCGGGAATGGGTGGTGAGATGTATCCCCCAGGGCTGGAGATGGAGAGGATCCCTGGGGAAGAGTTTGAGGAGCCCACCGAGGGAGAAAGCACCGATTCGGAAGAGGAGACGGGCACCACGTCCGCACACCCCACAGAGCTCTCCCCGAGGCCCAAGCACCCACTCCTGTCCAGCAGTTTGTACAGCTCCAGTAGCCAGGGCTCCAGCCACGAACGCTGTTCCTTGTCCCAGTCCAGCTCGGCCCCATCGCTCGAGGACCCCGCTCCCTTTGCGGAACCCTCATCTGAACACCCCCTGAGCCATAAACCTGAAGACACCCACACGATAAAGCAGAAGCTGGCCCTTCGCTTGAGTGAGAGGAAGAAGGTGATCGACGAGCAAGCGTTTCTGAGCCCGGGCAGCAAAGGCAGCACCGAATCTGGGTATTTCTCACGCTCTGAGAGTGCCGAACAGCAGGTCAGCCCCCCAAACACCAATGCCAGGTCCTACGCCGAGATCATCTTTGGCAAGTGCGGGAGAATCGGGCAGCGGACTGCCATGCTGACGGCCACCTCCAcccagcccctcctgcccctgTCCACCGAAGACAAGCCCAGCCTGGTGCCTCTGTCCGTGCCCCGGACGCAGGTGATTGAGCATATCACCAAACTCATCACCATCAATGAGGCCGTGGTGGACACCAGCGAGATAGACAGTGTGAAGCCCAGGAGGAGCTCGCTGTCGCGGCGGAGCAGCATGGAGTCACCCAAATCCAGCCTCTACCGGGAGCCACTGTCCTCCCACAGCGAGAAAGCGAAGCCCGAACAATCACTGCTGAGCCTCCAGCGCCCACCCAGCACCACCCCCCCTGTGCCTCTGCTGAGAAGCCACTCAATGCCTTCTGCCACCTGCACCCTCAGTACCCCCCACCACACCTTCCGAGGCAGCTACTCCTTCGACGACCACGTCGCCGACTCGGAAGCCCTGAGCCGCAGCAGTCAACTGTTTACCTCCCACCCCCGGATGCTCAAGCGCCAGCCGGCCATCGAACTACCTTTGGGCGGAGAGTACAGTTCTGAGGAGGCAGGGCCCAGCAGCAAAGACACAGCCTCCAAACCTGTAGATGAACCGGAACCCAGGGAAAGTGACCTCACCAAAAAGACCAAGAAGGGTTTGAAAACGAAAGGGGTGATCTATGAATGTAACATATGTGGTGCTCGGTACAAGAAAAGGGACAACTATGAGGCCCATAAAAAGTACTACTGCTCAGAGCTTCAGATGGCAAAGCCAGTCACCGTGGGTGCTCATGTGTCTCCGGAGGCCGAAAAGAGCCAGGCTGAGCATGAGCCCTGGTCCCAGATGATGCATTACAAACTGGGGACCACCTTGGAACTCACTCCactgaggaaaaggaggaaagagaagagccTCGGGGATGAGGAGGAGCCGCCCGGCTTTGAGTCCACAAAGAGTCAGTTCGGCGGCCCTGGGCCTTCAGAGGCTGCGCGGAACCTTCCCTTGGAGTCCAGCAAGTCACCAGCAGAGCCGAGTAAGTCAGTGCCCTCCCTGGAGGGATCCGCAGGCTTCCAGCCAAGGACTCCTAAGCCAGGATCCAGTTCAGAAtcagggaaggagaggagaaccACCTCCAAAGAAATTTCTGTCATCCAGCACACCAGCTCCTTTGAGAAATCTGACTCTCTGGAGCAGCCTGGCGGTTTGGAAGGGGAAGACAAGTCTGCGGCCCCCTTCTCATCACCCCCGCCCGCCCCACACGGACGCTCGGCCCACTCCCTGCAGCCCAGGTTGGTCCGCCAGCCCAACATTCAGGTTCCCGAAATCCTGGTGACCGAGGAGCCTGACCGGCCAGACACAGAGCCGGAGCCGCCCCCGAAGGAGCCGGAGAAGACAGAGGAGTTCCAGTGGCCCCAGCGCAGCCAGACGCTTGCCCAGCTCCCAGCTGAGAAGCTGCCACCCAAGAAGAAGAGACTGCGCCTGGCAGAGATGGCCCAGTCATCGGGGGAGTCCAGTTTTGAGTCCTCCGTGCCTCTGTCTCGCAGCCCGAGCCAGGAGAGCAGTGTCTCATTGAGCGGGTCCAGCCGCTCTGCCTCCTTCGAGAGAGATGACCATGGAAAAGCTGAAGCCGCCGGGCCCTCGTCAGACACACGCTCCAAACCCTTGGGCACCCACATGCTGACTGTCCCCAGCCACCACCCGCATGCCCGTGAGATGCGGAGGTCAGCCTCAGAACAAAGCCCCAACGTCTCCCACTCCACCCATATGACTGAGACACGCAGCAAATCCTTCGACTATGGCAGCTTGTCCTTGACAGGCCCTTCGGCACCAACTCCAGCAGCTCCAGTGGCCTCAGCAGCCCcaccagagagaagaaaatgctttttgGTGAGACAGGCTTCTCTGAGCAGGCCTCCTGAAACCGAGCCAGAGGCCACCCCCAAGGGAAGACCGGAGAGTGAGGAAGCAAAACCCTCATCCAGTAAATCTTTGGCCAAAGGCGCATTGCCCCTAGTTTCCTCTGCAGCTGCCTCACACAGTGGGCACCCGGGAGGCAAGAGCCAGGTGCAGGACAGACCAGCGCTGGGGGCCACTCCACCCTACACAGAAGCACTGCAGGTGTTCCCCCACCCCATTGCTCAGCTCCCGTTGCAGGAGAAACCCTACCTGCCCCCACctgtctcccttttctccttccagCACCTCCTACAGCCTGAGCCAGGACAGTCTTCAgagttcttccccacccaggccaTGTCCAGCCTGCTCTCCACACCATACTCCATgcccccacttcctccctcctTATTTCAAGCCCCCCCACTTCCTCTCCAACCTACTGTTCTACACCCAGGCCAACTCCACGTCCCCCAGCTCATGCCTCACCCAGCCAACATCCCATTCCGACAACCCCCTTCATTTCTCCCCATGCCTTACCCTGCCTCCTCAGCACTTTCTTCTGGGTTTTTCCTGCCTCTGCAATCCCAGTTCACCCTTCAGCTTCCTGGTGAAGTGGAAAGCCACGTGCCCCAGATCAAAACTAGCCTGGCCACACTGGCAACAGGAACCCCTGGCCTCTCCCCCAGCACAGAGTACAGCAGTGACATCCAGCTGCCCACTGTGGCTCCCCCGTCCAGCTGCTCAGCACCCACATCAGCCCCCCCGCTGGCCCTGCCTGCCTGTCCAGACACCATGGTGTCTCTAGTTGTGCCCGTCCGCATCCAGACCAACATGCCGTCCTATGGGAGTGCCATGTACACCACTCTCTCCCAGATCCTGGTTACCCAGTCCCAAGGCAGCTCAGCAACTGTGGCTCTTCCCAAGTTCGAGGAGCCGTCATGCAAGGGGACGTCTGTGTGTGGGGCAGATGTGTACAAGGTCGGGCCCAGACTGGCGGGAGTAAGTGAAGAGCAGAGCAGAGGTTTCCCGACTCCATTCCTGAGAGTGCCTGTGACATTACCTGAAAGAAAAGGCACTTCCCTGGCATCAGAAAGTGTCTTGAGCCTGGAGGGGAGTTCATCAACAGTGGGAGGAAGCAAGCGTGTCCTTTCACCAGCTGGCAGCCTTGAACTTACCATGGAAACCCAGCAGCAAAAAAGAGTGAAGGAAGAGGAGGCTTCTAAGGCAGATGAAAAATTTGAACTTGTGAAACCATGTAGTGTGGTGCTTAGCAGCACCGAGGATAGCAAGAGATCAGAGAAGTCCCACTTGGGCAGCCAGGGCCAGGGCAGGAGGGAACTAGAAACACTCCCCAGCCTGTCCTCAGATCCATCTGACCCAAAGGAAATTCCTCCCCTTCCTCAGCCTTCATTGCCCCATGTAACAGCCTCAGGCTCAGAGGCTTTGAAGGAATATGCCCAACCATCTGGTAAACCTCACCGAAGAGGATTACTCCCATCGAGTGTGAAGAAAGAAGATTCCAAGGAACAAGCTGACCTCCCTCCACTGGCACCTCCCAGCTCACAACCTCTGTCAGAAACACCCCCCAGACCAGCCAAGTTGCAAGAAGGTACGGACTCAAAGAAGGTACTGCAGTTCCCCAGCCTCCACACAACCACTAATGTCAGTTGGTGCTATTTAAACTACATTAAGCCAAATCACATCCAGCATGCAGATAGGAGGTCCTCTGTTTACGCTGGTTGGTGCATAAGTTTGTACAACCCCAACCTTCCAGGGGTTTCCACTAAAGCTGCTTTGTCCCTCCTGAGGTCTAAGCAGAAGGTGAGCAAAGAGACATACACCATGGCCACAGCTCCACATCCTGAGACAGGAAGGCTTGTGCCATCCAGCTCCCGCAAGCCCCGCATGACAGAGGTGAGTTCAGTCTTGTTTTTCCTCTACTCACTGATTGTAAAAGCCTTTGTTGAGCTTTTAAAGCCACATTCTCCTCAAGGTCCATTTACAAAACGAGAGCCAGCTGCGTGGGCAGATTTCCTCTCTATCAGCTGTGACTGGCCACCTTATTTATTGGATTTCTTTGTCAGTGTCCCGCATATCACTGGACTAAATGCATTTCaataaaatgaactttaaagTGACCCATGTTCCCATTAGCTTCCATTGAAATATCAGAGAAACAATCTCATCCAAAAGACTGAGTTGAAAAACCTTGCTAATGGGAATGCCTGCCACAGTTTGAGAATTTTAGGCTACTCCAACACATGTTTCTTCCTTATAGTGTTAGTCTTTTCCCGCTTTTCTTATTCTCCACATCTACTATTTCTGTTCTCTGGTGCCACTTGAGACTTTCTCAGAGAGTCTAGAGTTTGACAAAAAAGACTTCTGaaatattcttcttttcttttatgtgaGTAGAAGAGCAAATAGAGCTTAACTGTAGTATCCCTCTTTACCAGTAGGTGACAGTTCCACAGCTTGACTCATCTATGCTGGTGGTAGTGCACAACACTGGCTATGCTCATGTTTTCTCCTCCATTGCCTCTGACTTGAGGCTGCATTATGAGGCATAAAATCTTGATCTCTGTAAGTTCAGGGAAATTGATATTTGATAATTCCAAGTTTGCTTCAGACTGGTGACACCTCCCTATCCTGGTGTCACCTTGTCAGGTGACAAGGCCAGCATAAGGATTCAGGCCATGATGTGCTATGCTGACTTGATATTTGTGGAATAACAGTTGGTCTTATTGGTTGAGTAGCCtcactgtgccaggcattgttctgggCACTTGAATCCAGTTGATGTTCATCACTGCCTGTGAGGTAGCAGTACCATTTCCATTCtgtagatgagggaactgagagTCAGAAGGTGAGAGAGGTCCAGGGCACATGGCAAGTATTTGGCAAacccagaatttgaacccagacgtgtctgactccagagagtctattttcttctttcaattaTTCGAGGAAAGAAGACTGTAAAAGTGACTACAAATTTAAAGATCTCTGTTAGTAAGTCTTTAGAACAGATCCTTTGACCAAATAAATCCCCCTAAACTAAATCCTTATTGTAGATAAATGAACAAACTATGTTCATTAACTTCTATATTTGCATCCTCCTCTTTTATTGAGTGATGCTTGTGCATTGACTTTCTCCTTAGCTCGCCTGGATATTCTTCACCAAACTGTTTCCCAAATTTATTCTCTAAATATGCTTGTCAGTCTACAGACATCCTTAAATGAGGTTTCCACTTTTGCTATAAACATCATGACTAatcagtctcctgtgtctcttactGGCTGTGGCTACTCCCAAGATGCTGTGGTAATTATATTCATACTTAGAACTTATAGTgcacctactatgtaccaagTACTATGCCCAACATGACTTTTTTCCTCACAACCACATTGATAGGGTTCTATATCATTATTTGATGGATAAAGAGACCAAAGCATAAAGAAGTCAGGTAACTTGCACAAGGTCCCAAACATAGTAAATGGCCTGGATTCAAAACTAGATCTCACTCTAAAGTTCTTTTGGATGATCTGAACTGCTCCTCTATTTTAATGACTGAACACTGAAAGGTAgtgtaagaaaaacaaagaattaatttgGCTTAACTGGGTTTGACAACCATTTGTTTAAAATGCTGCTTTCTTAAAATGAGCTGCAACTTTTTCCTGGAATGTATCATTTGGTTCActtggatcagctggtaaagaatccgcctgcaatgtaggagacctgggttcgatccctgggttgggaagatcccctggagaagggcatggcagcctactccagtattctggcctagagaattacatagactgtacagtccatggggtcacaaagagtcagacatgactggagacTTTCACTTAAACACTTAAACTTAGCATGTTTCCTACCAGAAGCTCACCAGTCTGGTACATTACTGTAACTGCATAGCTCACTGCTTGATGCCTTTCTACAATCATCCCTCTCTCTGATCTCTGCTTGCATATATCCAGTGATGGGGTGCTCACCACCCCTTAGTACAACCCAACCCATCTTTGGAAAGTACTTTAAGAAAGTTCCCTATTATACTGACCTGACATTTGTCATCCCATAGCTTCCATTCACTGTTAGTAGCTCTGGAAAAGCCCTTTGGGCAATATCAGCATTTCAAAGCTCTTCCTAACCATCTTTATGCAGGTCTAGGCCACCCAATCAGGTTTGAGTTTGgtcacatacatttttttttttttcatgtctaagCCATGGAAAATCCCAGGCTTATACAAGAGTTCACGTTGCAGCCACATTTCATTCCCTaagtttctccttccttttttctccttggaGAAAATTTTGACAACTGCATGCACTGTTGCTACTTAATATAGATTTAGAACAAGGGCTTAAGTGCCAGATTGCCCAAATTTGAGTTCcccaatccaaccagtccatcctaaaggagatcagtcctgggtgttcattggaaggactgatgctgaagctgaaactccaatactttggccacctcatgcgaagagttgactcattggaaaagaccctgatgctgggagggattgggggcaggaggagaagggaatgacggaggatgagatgacttcgatggcatgaccgactcgatggacatgagtttgagtaaactctgggagttggtgatggacagggaggcctggtgtgctgcgattcatggggtcacaaagagtcagacatgactgagcgactgaactgaactgatctcactTACTAATTGACTTTGGGtcagttacttagcctctctgtgccttgcTTTCCTCAGCAGTAAGACAGAGATAATAAGCTATAAGATAGAAAATACTTAGCTCATAGGAATGCAGAgataattaaatgagttaaaatatgCAAGGTGTGTTTAGAACAGTGGTTGGCATGTTGGCACTTGATAATCACTATCTGTAGTTACTCACATTATTATCTTTAAAACTTAAAGTGGATCCCTGGTCCCCTGCTCAATTCCAACCACGTTTCCTGGTAGTGTCTGATGCCACCAACACCAGCCTCCTCCAGCTTGGCTCTGACATCACAGCTGGTTGTAAGACAGAAGGCATCCATCAACCTGAGGGAGGCCTCTTGGTCATTCCATGGATGGCCCAGATGGCAGGCTGAGATTGAAGTTAAAACAGCATGCTCTGAAAACCCATGAGTATTGCATAAAAGCAGATATCTTCTGCCGAAGCGGCAGACCATACCCTCACTTGGTTTCCACTCCCCATCTCCAATTCTGAAGAGATTGTCAGGAGTCACTGAATCATTGAAATTGACCCTAGAATGAATCTCTAAGATGGTCTAATCTTGactctgagcctcagagaggtgaagtagtCCACCTAAGGTTGGCTCAGCATGCAGTGGCCTACGTGATGCTAGAACTCAGATTCCTTGATTCCCAATCAGCTACTTTTCTGTTCAGCCCCTTGTAGGATCAGGTGTAGTGGCTGAAGCAGGGACTTCAGTCCTTAGGTTGTCCCAGCACCAGGAGACACAGTTGCTGCTCCTACTGGCTATAAACAGGGCATTTCCTCCTGACCTTAATGAAATGGCATGAAGTAGGATGAGAATATCACTGcctgccccagcctccagcccccagcccagcatcACTGCTCCCTATTAAAGGTGCACCCACCCCTGCCACCATCAGAGGATCTAGGGGACAGGTTATCCAGCCAGCTCTTAACACCAAGGCCTATAGCTCATGGAGAGAATGGGTTCCCTAAAATGCTCACCACCCCCAGACACATGCTCATCAGTGGACAGCGCAGCCTCTCTATGTCCAGCTCTGGCAACAGTGTGGGGTGGGGTCAGGGCCTTCAGGAGACCTGCTTTCTGCCCCTAGAAATGCCCTTgacttgctgtgtggccttgacaTTCTGATGTATAAAGGAGAATTGGGCCAGTTAATCTTCAAAGGTGAAGTCTTCATTTCTGTATGCAGCATTCCTCACACGCCTCCTCTGAGGTTGGCATGACCCGGGAGACCAAGATGAGGACCTGTACCCAGAAGCCCCTAGACTAGTGTGAAAAAAGAGAGGAAACGCAGCTCTTGTGGGAAGGCCTGGTCTTCCCCTGAGAAAGGCCTGGGAGAGTCCCGGTTCTGACTTCACCTCTGAGGATTCGTTTCTCTTCTTATGTAAAGTGGGGCTAGTAGCACCTTGTCACCGGGTAGGGCGAGGATGAAGTGAGCCACGGTGAAGTGTGGGCATCATTCCATGACGACGTGTTAACCAGCCGTGATTTTGTCATTCCTGCGGTGGGCCAGGTTCGCCTCCCTTCGCTGGTTTCCCCGGAAGGACAGAAAGAGATAGCTAGagtggagaaagaagaggagaagagagggaagccGGAGGAGGACGCTCCCGCCTCCAAGAGAGGGGAGCCGGCGAGGATCAAAATCTTCGAAGGAGGGTAAGAATTATGTTTGGTTTGCAGTGTCTGCTCTCCATGCAGTAAGCGCTCGCGCCTGCCCGCAGGCTGGGGGTGGTGCCTGCATTCTGTGTTCAGAACGGTGGTCTGTGTTCAGAGGTGGTGAGCATCTCATCGGGCAAGGCTGTGCCCACAGGAGCCCTGGGCTTCCCGCCTTCCGGGAAGTGCCATTGTTGCGGGACTTGCTGTCCACCTCTGTTGAGGAACATTGGCtccttggtggggggtgggggacatcAGGTGTATGCTGGGGACTGGAGCCGTCTGGGTTTTCCCCCAGCCCCTCTTGCCTCAGATGCTGGCTGGGTTCCTAGACCCCACATTGGGGTTGATAGTGACCCTCCTGGGTCCTATGCAGACTGCTATCTACCTTGGTGCATGTTCTGCAGAAGTCACCTCTGTCCTGCCTAAGCAGCCACGGCGACAGGTCTGGTGTCCCATGGGCTCTGCCAGCTGGGCTGTTTACAGAGTTGATTGTGCACCACACTCATCGGTCTCTGGGTCTCTTCTCGGACTGGCCAGGTCCAGGGCTCACCAGTTGGTAAACATTTAGAGTAACACTCCTGGATTTTCACTTTTGGTGCTTTGTGTGTGTAAACCTAATGACTGAAACGTCTCAGAACTCTCAGCTGTGGGGCTCTCGGGGCTCCCAGCAGGGTGCCTGCTTCCAGGCCGGCTCTGTGGACGTGTCGTGCGAGCTGTGTCCTGTGTGACCACGTGTGTACTCCCTGGGCTGTGGGCGTCTGTACGCAGGTCCCGTGGTGTCTGTCTCAGGGTCCTTTGTCTGTGTCCCCCGTGTAACCAATGAAGTCCTCTTCCTACCCAGTCCTGAGGGATAATGGCGTGGAGGAAAACCTGCCTCCCAGGGAGGAGGGTCCCCAGGAACCCGTGTCCCCAGGAGCATGGAATGTCACTGGGGCCTACAGTCCTCCAGCACTTGCAGGTGCCCAACTCACAAGGCCAAAGAGGGAGGTGCCGGGTTCCTCTGGAGCACTGGGAGAGGAGGCAGTGCCCAGCTCCCGAGGCCACTGGAGGGCATCCTTCGGTACTGGCCTGCAGGGTCTCCCAGGAGAAGGGGTGTTTGAAAACTGAACTTGGGGACTTGTGTTGTCACAGCAATAGGGAGGGGAGTCAGGGATGGCAAGCGTCCTGCAGTGGCAAGGACGCGTCCCCAGAGGGGAGAAATATCTTGTCCAGAGTTCCCGTAACTGCTCCAATTGAGAAACACTAGACCAGCGGGTTTTCAAAACACTGCCTTTCCACCTGGGGACTGGCGGGTTTCCTCTTCTGCTACTTGGTTAGAGCGCCCCCGTGTGTCTCTGTGTTCACACATCATCGGATCCTCCAAAGGCCACGTAAGACTTCACCCCAGGATTGGTGGATCAGTCACAGCCTTCTCCCCGCAGCTTCAAGGACcatctgtggggtcccaaagGCGGCTGAATGTCAGCTGGTGTGAACAAAGGGGTTTGCTTCTGTCGTGAGAGGCAACATTCCCCAGACTGGAAATCTGGTTCCCCGAGGCAGCTCCCTGCTGCCCTTGTTCCCCCGGAAGCCTGAGCCCCGAAAAGGCAGCTGGCAGGAGCCTCTCCCCAGCCCAGTTAGTTCACAGCTCCAGTGGCCTCCCAGAGTCTCTGCCACACGGTCTACCTTCAGCTGAGAGGTGAAGGCCACGTCTGAGTCCTCTTCTGCTCTTCCTGCAGTCAGGCCAGGGGTCTCCACTCTAACCCGCCCCCACGATTCCATCCAGGTCATCAGTTAGTCCTGTCTGCTCTGTTCAGAATCTCCCTGTCTTGCCAGGTCCGGCATCCCTGCCCCAGAGTGGCTGTCCCACTAACCAGTTCCACTGGGACAATCCCCTCACCTCTCCAGCTCTGCCtcccatctgtaaaaggggatAATTACATACTTTGTGGGTTGCTGGGGGATCCTGTGCTGCCCTGTGTAAAGACTAGCACAGTTCATGGTGCTCACAAATGGGTATTggagtattttttcatttttgtgtccATCGTTTTGATCCCCTCCAGGATAATCTTACCCTGTCCACTGTGAAGAACATCACCCACACTCTCTCCACTTGTCACATCTAATTTCAGCACTTTGGTAGGGGGAATGGGGTTATGTAATGCCACCAGTCAggtcaccttctcccacagcccCACTGTCCCATCTGGGCCCCCACTGTACCTCCCACCCTCGCTTCTGGTGACCCCTCAATATTTACGGTTCTTTGGGGGCTGGTGTCACCTCCAGGAGAGTTTGCAAATGTGGACTTGAAAGTTTGGGGTTGTCACAGAACTTATGAGTGCTCTGTACCAGAAGATAACCAGAGCCAGGAGGGTCAACTGTGATCCTGCTCTCAAGGAGGCTGGCTCAGGGGTAGCAGAAGGCCTGGTGCTGAGGTGTGGACCGTCAGTGTTCAGATGCTCAGAGCAGGCAGGGACCCTTGGGCCCAGAGTAGccagagagggcttcctggaggaggtaggCTAGGCCTAGAGGGTATATGAGATCGGGACAGGCAGAGAGGAAAGGTGAGTCAGTCGGCAGTTGGGGTGTCCTAGTGACTCATACACCTGGTCAGTCGGACTAGTTTCCTGTGGCCTTGAGTGGTCTCCCTGGCCAGTGTTGTCCGCCTCCTTGGCTAAACTTCGTCCCTGCACCAAGAGCACAAAATCTGAATCTCCAGCTAGGACCTTACTCCTGAACTGTAGACCTTTGCTTCTGATGCCTCATGGGCACCTCTGCCTGGAAGACTAGGGCACCTCAAACTCAGTATGTGCTGACCAAGCCCTACAGTTACCACCAACAGCATCTCCTTCCACCTTGGGAACCAGATCCTTAGGCCCGAAACAGCTCTGTCTCACCTCCATTAATAAATCCTGTCAACTCACCCTGTGAATCCGTATCCAGAATCTGCCCATTTCTCCCACGTCCCAGCTcagaccactgctgagtttcatCTGGATCATCACAGTCTTCTGCTAGAATCTCCCTTCCATTCTCACCCACTATCATGTATTCTTAACCCAGCAGCCAGAGCGATCCCGTTTAACATCAAGACCCTGCCACTCCCACTCCGCACCCTCCACAGCCCTCCAATAGCTTGTGTGTGCTAGCCCCAGGTCCTCCCTGACCTCTGCCTGCCCCTCCACCCcttgcttctcctttttcttttaaataggtctttaaaaaatttttttatttatgtatttattgactGAGCTTGGTCTTCACATGAGCTTTCACTAGTTatagcaagcaggggctactctctagttgcagtacataggcttctcactgtggtggcctctcttgttacggctcacgggctctagagtacaggttcagtagttgtggcgaaCAGGCTGAGTTGCCTcagagcatgtggaatcttcccagaccagggactgaacctgtgtc
This portion of the Cervus canadensis isolate Bull #8, Minnesota chromosome 2, ASM1932006v1, whole genome shotgun sequence genome encodes:
- the HIVEP3 gene encoding transcription factor HIVEP3 isoform X1, whose translation is MDPEQSVKGTKKAEGSPRKRLTKGEAIQTSVSSSAPYPGSSTAATQEGPLQELLAPQPFPGPSSVLREGSQEKTGQPQKPPKRSSLEASVHISQLPQHPLTPAFMSPGKPEHLLEGSTWQLVDPMRPGPSGSFVTPGLHPQSQLLPSHASIIPPEDLPGIPKVFVPRPSQVSLKPTEEAHKKERKPQKPGKYICQYCSRPCAKPSVLQKHIRSHTGERPYPCGPCGFSFKTKSNLYKHRKSHAHRIKAGLASGMGGEMYPPGLEMERIPGEEFEEPTEGESTDSEEETGTTSAHPTELSPRPKHPLLSSSLYSSSSQGSSHERCSLSQSSSAPSLEDPAPFAEPSSEHPLSHKPEDTHTIKQKLALRLSERKKVIDEQAFLSPGSKGSTESGYFSRSESAEQQVSPPNTNARSYAEIIFGKCGRIGQRTAMLTATSTQPLLPLSTEDKPSLVPLSVPRTQVIEHITKLITINEAVVDTSEIDSVKPRRSSLSRRSSMESPKSSLYREPLSSHSEKAKPEQSLLSLQRPPSTTPPVPLLRSHSMPSATCTLSTPHHTFRGSYSFDDHVADSEALSRSSQLFTSHPRMLKRQPAIELPLGGEYSSEEAGPSSKDTASKPVDEPEPRESDLTKKTKKGLKTKGVIYECNICGARYKKRDNYEAHKKYYCSELQMAKPVTVGAHVSPEAEKSQAEHEPWSQMMHYKLGTTLELTPLRKRRKEKSLGDEEEPPGFESTKSQFGGPGPSEAARNLPLESSKSPAEPSKSVPSLEGSAGFQPRTPKPGSSSESGKERRTTSKEISVIQHTSSFEKSDSLEQPGGLEGEDKSAAPFSSPPPAPHGRSAHSLQPRLVRQPNIQVPEILVTEEPDRPDTEPEPPPKEPEKTEEFQWPQRSQTLAQLPAEKLPPKKKRLRLAEMAQSSGESSFESSVPLSRSPSQESSVSLSGSSRSASFERDDHGKAEAAGPSSDTRSKPLGTHMLTVPSHHPHAREMRRSASEQSPNVSHSTHMTETRSKSFDYGSLSLTGPSAPTPAAPVASAAPPERRKCFLVRQASLSRPPETEPEATPKGRPESEEAKPSSSKSLAKGALPLVSSAAASHSGHPGGKSQVQDRPALGATPPYTEALQVFPHPIAQLPLQEKPYLPPPVSLFSFQHLLQPEPGQSSEFFPTQAMSSLLSTPYSMPPLPPSLFQAPPLPLQPTVLHPGQLHVPQLMPHPANIPFRQPPSFLPMPYPASSALSSGFFLPLQSQFTLQLPGEVESHVPQIKTSLATLATGTPGLSPSTEYSSDIQLPTVAPPSSCSAPTSAPPLALPACPDTMVSLVVPVRIQTNMPSYGSAMYTTLSQILVTQSQGSSATVALPKFEEPSCKGTSVCGADVYKVGPRLAGVSEEQSRGFPTPFLRVPVTLPERKGTSLASESVLSLEGSSSTVGGSKRVLSPAGSLELTMETQQQKRVKEEEASKADEKFELVKPCSVVLSSTEDSKRSEKSHLGSQGQGRRELETLPSLSSDPSDPKEIPPLPQPSLPHVTASGSEALKEYAQPSGKPHRRGLLPSSVKKEDSKEQADLPPLAPPSSQPLSETPPRPAKLQEGTDSKKVLQFPSLHTTTNVSWCYLNYIKPNHIQHADRRSSVYAGWCISLYNPNLPGVSTKAALSLLRSKQKVSKETYTMATAPHPETGRLVPSSSRKPRMTEVRLPSLVSPEGQKEIARVEKEEEKRGKPEEDAPASKRGEPARIKIFEGGYKSNEEYVYVRGRGRGKYVCEECGIRCKKPSMLKKHIRTHTDVRPYVCKHCHFAFKTKGNLTKHMKSKAHSKKCQETGVLEELEAEEGTSDDPFQDSEGREGAEAVAEHQFSDLDDSDSDSDLDEDEDEDEEESQDEPSGPSSEAPPPGPPATLQADSSPVQGPQPTEATRGSSVSEAELSAPGSCSTSSQSILCLPRLAPAPRGPVEKDTGSALSSQAMSPRRPWSPSKEAGSHLPLIPKHSLTKSDSSPQRHSPAREPLASAPSPPGPQAGPLPCGSPRLELSPVALHPLGRELPPRARLPPERKGAADPGPPRHSPTRRWSPGQAESPPRSALPGKWALAGPGSPSAAERGPGSGLAPRALYPPAPLPHKLLGRSPAETCTSTWQKAESPSPSCSPAPAPPLFSRPFSAPYDFHGHSPARTENIFSHLPLHSQRLTRAPCPLIPIGGIQMVQARPGAHPVLLPGPREAWISGFSGGGSDLTGSREAQERGRWSPTESSSASVSPVAKVSKFTLSSELEARDYPKERGRTRGGLGRPPDWEPHVAQVPTEPAPTHSPRTPPEASPRAPPGRRAESRSPHLESPRVLANPAASATPPLDRSSSVGCLAETSARFPARRRNLSGEPRTSQGSPQPLGSGGPGAPPHQLEDRGPRGT